The Montipora capricornis isolate CH-2021 chromosome 3, ASM3666992v2, whole genome shotgun sequence genome includes the window CTTTTACCTTTTTTGGAATGTTTGTTGAAGGCTAATGTATATATTAACATTGTATTGTGAAAAAATGAAGATGGTATGTTGTATTTCTATATTGAATGACCCCGATGAGGACATTTTTGCTTGTACTAACACTAATAAGAGCACAAAATGAAGTTCTACAACGTTTTTAATCGTTTAATTAAATTTGCGGATGTTCGGTGAGTTAGATCGGCTGGAAAACGGGTACCTGCAAAGTAACCTGTTCAAGAAGGGGAAAACGTGTGCGGTTTCTTGCTGGTCAAATTGACTTCAGGAGAGCTTTATAGCTGAAAGAAGATGGCATTACGCGGGAAAATCGATTCTTTGGAAATAAGATGACTAAGTTTGATAGCAATGGCGTTTTTTTCTGTCCGAATACAAAGACTAGTGTTGTATTTGTTGCTCGTTTTAACTGTGGCTCTGTTGTATCAGATCTACAGTCACAGCGGCGATCTCGTCAAAAAGCAACAACTACGCGACGAATCTGCGAAAGTTCAATACTCAGATTTCATGAAATTGCCACCCAAAGATGCAGTTATCgataaaaaagaaatcaaaggtAATGTCAGAAGAAGAGAGATCGATATGGAACGATCAAACGCTCAGTTACAGAAAGAAGTCAAGAGATTAAAATCCCGCATTAATAAGAAGGAGGAGCTCATTTATCGGCTAACTGCAGAACTTGAAAAAGAGAAATCAAACGTCAATAAATTCAAGCAAGAAGCTGGGAATTTAAAAGTTCAAAACGCTGAACTTTTGGCTGAAATGGAAAGTCGTTCGATTGGCGAAAACAGCGGAAGAAGCGAACAAAACCCTGTCGCGGATGCGAAGGAGAACTCTAAGAATAATCGTAAAGTACAGGTCAATGATATTCGAATATCGGAACGCGTTCAATTCCAAAGCTTTGCTAAAACACATGTCTTTGAAGTAGCTCCCGTTTTGCGACCAAAGGAATACATATTCCACGGACAAAACACAAACTTGAGGAAAGTTAAGTCAAGTAGAAAACATTTCCTGGAGGCGCAAGACGTTGCAATCAACCTAATTAACACAAACACCTCATACCGAGTAAGTACAGATAATGTTGTAGATGGTGTTTACAGATTTGATATTAACGCCGGAGTGGAGTATGAGCTGTATTTCAAGGATCCTTCTTCACATAAATTTATAGCAGTTCGGTTAATTCGTCCTTTAGGACAAATGCAACCCGTCGAAGCTCCATATGACCGGAAGAAACCTATTGAACTCATCAACTTAATTTTGCCTTTATCTGGAAGACTCGAAAGATTTCAACAGTTTATAGATAATTTTGTAGAAGTGTGTATTAAAAAGGACAAGCATGTATTTCTCTCAGTCGTTTTGTATGGCGCTTCGGACTTCAATAACGTAAAATCAACTCTGAAAGACCTAGAAGCTTCGTATGGTTTCAAAAAGTACCAATTGATTATGCGAGACA containing:
- the LOC138042078 gene encoding chondroitin sulfate N-acetylgalactosaminyltransferase 1-like gives rise to the protein MAFFSVRIQRLVLYLLLVLTVALLYQIYSHSGDLVKKQQLRDESAKVQYSDFMKLPPKDAVIDKKEIKGNVRRREIDMERSNAQLQKEVKRLKSRINKKEELIYRLTAELEKEKSNVNKFKQEAGNLKVQNAELLAEMESRSIGENSGRSEQNPVADAKENSKNNRKVQVNDIRISERVQFQSFAKTHVFEVAPVLRPKEYIFHGQNTNLRKVKSSRKHFLEAQDVAINLINTNTSYRVSTDNVVDGVYRFDINAGVEYELYFKDPSSHKFIAVRLIRPLGQMQPVEAPYDRKKPIELINLILPLSGRLERFQQFIDNFVEVCIKKDKHVFLSVVLYGASDFNNVKSTLKDLEASYGFKKYQLIMRDKPFSRGRALHDGVMYWSGKPNNVLMFFCDVDITFRPEFLRRCRMYAEPEKKVYYPMVFSLYNPVNVYEDGIVPPPSEQLVIERSHGFWRAYGFGMTCQYRSDYLRVGGFDLNIEGWGSEDLGLYERHLLQSNIRIIRAPDRDLFHYFHEKNCDPSLSKEQYRSCLGSKAIAEGTHTQIAMQLSKLREKYEAESQQDDGD